A region of Planctomycetota bacterium DNA encodes the following proteins:
- a CDS encoding NAD(P)H-dependent glycerol-3-phosphate dehydrogenase, protein MRVTIVGTGQMAVMCARLLCDNGHDVSLLGRRETIEQMRQTGRSRQLSEVTLPDVRLTSDFEAATQQLDVAVMAVPTQQTRALVDQLSDSGRPVVSCAKGIELSTNLRPSQLLGRRPVAVLSGPNIAGEVVARKAAGAVVACEDQGVAEQVRDLFATDYFRVYTSDDVVGVELAGATKNIIAIAAGIVDGLDLGNNAKAALITRGLVEITRLGESMGARPDTFAGLAGMGDLITTCFSPEGRNRRFGEHLGRGMSTDEALAKLGSVCEGVPTTKAVAGIARKRGVEMPITHSVAGILFDGVDPREALGRLMRREPKPE, encoded by the coding sequence ATGCGCGTCACGATCGTGGGCACTGGTCAGATGGCAGTCATGTGCGCGCGATTGCTCTGCGACAACGGGCACGACGTGTCGCTGCTGGGTCGACGCGAGACGATTGAGCAAATGCGGCAAACCGGTCGAAGCCGGCAGCTATCAGAGGTGACTCTGCCCGACGTGCGACTGACGAGCGACTTCGAAGCGGCAACGCAGCAGTTAGACGTTGCCGTCATGGCGGTGCCGACGCAGCAGACGCGTGCGTTGGTCGATCAGCTTTCAGACAGTGGCCGCCCGGTCGTGTCGTGCGCGAAAGGCATCGAGCTTTCGACGAACCTTCGGCCGAGTCAGTTGCTCGGCAGGCGACCGGTCGCCGTGCTCAGCGGGCCGAACATCGCCGGTGAAGTCGTTGCTCGCAAGGCTGCCGGCGCGGTGGTGGCGTGCGAAGACCAGGGCGTCGCGGAGCAGGTGCGCGACCTCTTCGCCACCGACTACTTCCGCGTCTACACCAGCGACGACGTCGTCGGCGTGGAGCTGGCTGGGGCGACCAAAAACATCATCGCCATCGCCGCCGGCATCGTCGATGGGCTCGACCTGGGCAACAACGCCAAGGCCGCGCTCATCACGCGCGGCCTGGTCGAAATCACGCGGCTCGGCGAGTCGATGGGCGCGCGGCCCGACACCTTCGCAGGACTGGCGGGCATGGGCGACCTCATCACGACGTGCTTCAGTCCCGAGGGCCGCAACCGTCGGTTCGGCGAACACCTCGGCCGGGGTATGTCGACGGACGAGGCACTCGCCAAGCTCGGCAGCGTCTGCGAGGGCGTGCCGACGACAAAGGCCGTGGCAGGCATCGCACGCAAGCGCGGCGTCGAGATGCCGATCACCCACAGCGTCGCCGGCATCCTGTTCGACGGCGTCGATCCGCGCGAGGCGCTCGGCCGGCTCATGCGACGCGAGCCCAAACCCGAGTGA
- a CDS encoding PCRF domain-containing protein, which produces MPTETQENAQLDFDVPERHAAWKPLLAKLARTAQRHADLQERMNDPDVLNDPGQLMKVSRESGQLAGPAETFRSYAAAANELADLREMAGDPEMAEMAEADLPRVEQQLDALMEQAKAAFVEADEPAVGRFFMEIRAGTGGEEAALFARDLFEMYRKFAEIKGFKFSVDDFSDSERGGFKEVVVSLQGDEAYKRLRYEGGGHRVQRVPETETQGRIHTSAATVAVLPELDDVEVTIEAKDIEEGGCRGGGPGGQNVNKVETGWRITHKPSGLQFKITEQKSQAQNKERAWALLRAALYERERSQQLAEQSASRKAMMGSGDRSQRVRTYNFPQNRCTDHRLGGSGDDDAGTKNFPLEKVMNGDLDPLADALSELDRQQRLAEL; this is translated from the coding sequence ATGCCGACCGAGACTCAGGAGAACGCTCAGCTCGACTTCGACGTGCCCGAGCGACACGCGGCGTGGAAGCCGCTGCTCGCGAAGCTCGCCCGGACGGCTCAGCGACATGCCGACCTGCAGGAGCGGATGAACGACCCGGACGTCCTGAACGACCCGGGCCAGCTCATGAAGGTCAGTCGCGAGTCGGGCCAACTGGCCGGGCCGGCGGAGACGTTTCGCAGCTACGCTGCTGCGGCGAACGAGTTGGCGGATCTGCGGGAGATGGCCGGCGATCCCGAGATGGCGGAGATGGCCGAAGCGGACCTGCCGCGGGTCGAGCAGCAACTCGACGCCCTCATGGAGCAGGCCAAAGCCGCGTTCGTCGAAGCCGACGAGCCGGCGGTCGGGCGGTTCTTCATGGAAATCCGTGCCGGCACCGGCGGTGAGGAGGCGGCGCTCTTCGCACGAGACCTCTTCGAGATGTACCGCAAGTTCGCCGAAATCAAGGGCTTTAAGTTCAGCGTCGACGACTTCAGCGACTCCGAACGCGGCGGCTTCAAAGAGGTCGTCGTCTCGCTGCAGGGTGACGAGGCGTACAAGCGACTCCGCTACGAAGGCGGCGGCCATCGCGTGCAGCGGGTGCCCGAAACCGAAACGCAAGGCCGCATCCACACGAGCGCCGCGACGGTCGCCGTCCTGCCAGAGCTGGACGACGTCGAGGTGACGATCGAGGCCAAGGACATCGAAGAAGGCGGCTGCCGCGGCGGCGGGCCGGGCGGGCAGAACGTCAACAAGGTCGAGACCGGCTGGCGCATCACCCACAAGCCGTCGGGCCTGCAGTTCAAGATTACCGAGCAGAAGTCCCAGGCTCAGAACAAGGAACGCGCCTGGGCGTTGCTTCGCGCCGCGTTGTACGAGCGCGAACGCAGTCAACAGCTCGCCGAGCAGTCGGCGTCCCGCAAGGCGATGATGGGCTCCGGCGACCGCAGTCAGCGCGTCCGGACGTACAACTTCCCGCAGAACCGCTGCACCGATCACCGCCTCGGCGGGTCAGGCGACGACGATGCGGG